In one Fusarium keratoplasticum isolate Fu6.1 chromosome 5, whole genome shotgun sequence genomic region, the following are encoded:
- a CDS encoding putative hexaprenyl pyrophosphate synthase, mitochondrial, producing the protein MQLRPGASVVRDALARQSMMTRTGLTASPLARAPACVLCRQLTVGRGPTRIHRAALHTSPRRDSAWAAAVQVASNVVGNVVKKAAKDRMHVDPLRTVAKEMKFLTGNIRKLLGSGHPSLDRAAKYYTQAEGKHVRPLIVLLMSRATYLCPKAPPTAPTPTSRGIDTSISPVQILADVNPSAQPISAVEPEVAEANSDILPSQRRLAEITELIHTASLLHDDVIDHSISRRGSPSANLEFGNKMAVLAGDFLLGRASVALARLRNPEVVELLATVIANLVEGEFMQLKNTERDERNPKWSEETVSYYLQKTYLKTASLISKSCRAAALLGNSDAVTVDAAYSYGRNLGLAFQLVDDLLDYTQSGTDLGKPAGADLELGLATAPLLFAWKQMPELGALVGRKFEKEGDVERARELVLQSDGIEQTRALAQEYVDKAIASIADFPESEAKDGLIEMAHKSLKRQK; encoded by the exons ATGCAGCTCCGTCCGGGGGCCTCGGTGGTGCGCGATGCCTTGGCTAGACAATcaatgatgacgaggacgggCTTGACTGCCTCTCCCCTCGCCAGGGCGCCCGCTTGCGTGCTGTGCAGACAATTGACCGTCGGTCGAGGTCCCACGAGGATACACAGAGCCGCCCTTCACACCAGTCCCCGAAGAGACTCTGCCTGGGCTGCCGCCGTCCAGGTCGCCTCCAATGTCGTGGGCAAtgtcgtcaagaaggccgcaAAGGATAGGATGCATGTCGACCCCCTCCGGACCGtggccaaggagatgaagTTTCTCACGGGCAATATCCGCAAGCTTCTGGGCTCTGGTCACCCCTCACTCGACCGCGCAGCAAAGTACTATACCCAGGCCGAGGGCAAGCACGTCAGGCCCTTGATCGTCCTTCTCATGAGCAGGGCCACCTACCTCTGCCCCAAGGCACCTCCCACGGCTCCCACGCCCACTAGCCGAGGCATTGACACCTCGATATCTCCCGTCCAGATCCTCGCCGATGTAAACCCTTCAGCCCAGCCGATCTCGGCCGTCGAGCCAGAGGTTGCCGAGGCCAATTCAGATATTCTTCCTAGCCAGCGGCGGTTGGCAGAGATCACGGAGCTGATCCACACGGCCTCGCTGCTTCACGACGACGTTATCGACCATTCCATCTCGAGACGAGGTTCGCCGTCGGCTAACTTGGAGTTTGGCAACAAGATGGCTGTTTTGGCTGGTGACTTTTTGCTCGGCCGGGCATCTGTTGCACTCGCTCGTCTACGTAACCCCGAGGTCGTCGAGCTGTTGGCTAccgtcatcgccaacctcgtcGAGGGCGAGTTCATGCAGCTCAAGAACACGGAGCGTGACGAGCGGAACCCCAAGTGGTCCGAGGAAACAGTCAGCTACTACCTCCAAAAGACATACCTCAAGACGGCctctctcatctccaagTCATGTCGGGCGGCGGCTCTGCTGGGCAACTCGGACGCCGTGACGGTGGACGCGGCTTATTCGTACGGACGCAACTTGGGACTGGCGTTCCAGCTGGTGGACGACCTTTTGGACTACACGCAGAGCGGGACGGACCTGGGAAAGCCTGCGGGGGCGGATCTGGAGCTGGGCTTGGCGACAGCGCCGCTGCTGTTTGCGTGGAAGCAGATGCCGGAGCTCGGAGCTCTCGTTGGCCGCAAgtttgagaaggagggtgaTGTAGAGAGG GCACGTGAGCTGGTGCTCCAGAGCGACGGTATCGAGCAGACGCGGGCTCTCGCGCAAGAGTACGTGGACAAGGCGATCGCGTCGATTGCGGATTTCCCCGAgagcgaggccaaggacggcTTGATCGAGATGGCACACAAGTCACTGAAGCGCCAGAAGTGA